The following proteins are co-located in the Camelina sativa cultivar DH55 chromosome 12, Cs, whole genome shotgun sequence genome:
- the LOC104733377 gene encoding jacalin-related lectin 45-like codes for MAKGFDKLVGFRGMSDDNRVTALGANFAVVVAPPVKKLEAKGGNPGCEEWDDGIHEGVYKIIVSSEHSVVKSAKFEYADRQYQTVNGNDHVKIIPGYDIKEFKLLLGDEYITSVEGHYGQIHNDGIARELTELIGYKYITMLKFKTNKGTYQVLGNEEEDYEGESFVLGMEGHKIVGFHGMSSYDTLYRIGAYVKPIDSP; via the exons ATGGCAAAAGGGTTTGATAAGCTTGTCGGGTTCCGAGGAATGTCTGACGATAATCGTGTTACTGCTCTCGGAGCAAATTTTGCCGTGGTGGTAGCTCCACCAGTGAAGAAACTAGAAGCAAAAGGTGGGAATCCTGGTTGCGAGGAGTGGGATGATGGGATCCACGAAGGTGTTTACAAGATAATAGTATCAAGCGAACACTCAGTTGTGAAGTCGGCCAAGTTCGAGTACGCCGACAGACAGTACCAAACTGTAAATGGAAACGATCACGTGAAGATCATCCCAGGTTATGATATCAAAGAG TTTAAGCTTTTGTTAGGAGATGAATACATCACATCCGTTGAAGGACACTACGGTCAAATACATAACGATGGAATAGCGCGTGAGTTGACTGAACTGATTGGATACAAATACATAACGATGCTTAAGTTCAAGACAAACAAGGGAACATATCAAGTGTTgggaaacgaagaagaagattatgaggGCGAATCGTTCGTGTTGGGGATGGAAGGTCACAAGATTGTTGGGTTCCATGGCATGTCTTCATATGATACTCTTTATCGAATTGGTGCTTACGTCAAGCCAATCGATAGCccttaa